The Verrucomicrobiota bacterium nucleotide sequence ATGGCTCCCGCGAACGCAAACAAGTAGCCGACTTGATTCGCATCGAAGTGGAAATTCACATCCACCAGCAGGCCGAGCGTCGTCTCGAAGCACGTGAAGCAAAACGTCGCGAGGAAGAAAAGCCCGATCATGAACCCCACGCGCGGCGCTCGCAGCGTGTGCAGCCACTGGCTCAGGTGCGCCCGCTGCGGGACGGATTCCGACCCCGGCTTGCGGCTCTCCGGCAGCAGCGCGCACGCGAGGAAGAAGTTCACCGCGCACAACGCCGCGGCCACGAAGCCCGGCCCGCGGATGCCAAACTTCTTCGCCGCGAACGCCCCGATCGCCGGGCCAAGGATGAATCCCAGCCCGAACGCCATCCCGATCAACCCCATGCGCCTCGATCGCTCCGCCGGCGGCGTGATGTCGGCGATGTAGGCCTGCGCGACCGTGATGCTCGCGCCGAACAGCCCGGCGAAAATGCGCGAGCCGAGCAGCACCGCGAGGGCCACCGTGCCGGCCATCCCCGACCCGAACGCGAACAGCGCATACGAACCCGTCGCGCCCGCCGTGCTGATGAGCATCACCGGCCGCCGCCCGATGCGGTCCGACAGCCGGCCCCACAGCGGCGTGCAGAGGAACTGCATCATCGAGTAACTCGCCATGATCAGCCCGATGAGCGCCCCCGGCGCGCCGAAGTCGCGGCTGTATACCGGCAGCAATGGCAGCACGATTCCGAACCCCACGAGGTCCATGAACACCGCGAGGAAGAGCACGAGCAGCGACGGTTTTTTCATCACGTCAACATCAAGGCGGCGGAGCCTAGCGGCGGGCGACGGTCGCGGCGAGAAGGATTCCGCGCGAGTTTCCACTTGTCCGCTCCGTGGCGGGTCGCGAAACTTCGCGTGTTCATGAACATCTTCGAAGACCTACAGTGGCGCGGGCTGGTCGCGGATTGCACGGACGCCGCACAGTTGCAAGCGCGGCTCGCAGCCGGACCGATCACGCTCTACTGCGGGTTCGACCCCTCCGCGGACAGCCTGCACGCGGGCAACCTCGTCCCGCTCATCGCGCTGCGGCGCTTCCAGCTTTGCGGGCATCGTCCCATCGCCGTCGCGGGCGGCGCGACGGGCAGCATCGGCGACCCGAGCGGCAAGTCCGCCGAGCGGCAGCTCCTCACCAAGGACGCGCTCGCCGCGAACATTGCGAACGTGAAGCCGCAGCTCGCGCGGCTGCTTGAGTTCGACGCCGCGAAGACG carries:
- a CDS encoding MFS transporter, translating into MKKPSLLVLFLAVFMDLVGFGIVLPLLPVYSRDFGAPGALIGLIMASYSMMQFLCTPLWGRLSDRIGRRPVMLISTAGATGSYALFAFGSGMAGTVALAVLLGSRIFAGLFGASITVAQAYIADITPPAERSRRMGLIGMAFGLGFILGPAIGAFAAKKFGIRGPGFVAAALCAVNFFLACALLPESRKPGSESVPQRAHLSQWLHTLRAPRVGFMIGLFFLATFCFTCFETTLGLLVDVNFHFDANQVGYLFAFAGAIGASVQGGGIGRLVRRLGEPKLITVSLVLVAAGLAPLPFATSLPVLLVVLALLSIGSSLARPPIFGLISALTPESEQGATLGIAQSAGSLARIVGPIFAASLFDLHHSWPYLICAGIALVAAWLAWARLCRGGEGLAVGKSPDAG